In Montipora capricornis isolate CH-2021 chromosome 4, ASM3666992v2, whole genome shotgun sequence, a single genomic region encodes these proteins:
- the LOC138046851 gene encoding LOW QUALITY PROTEIN: uncharacterized protein (The sequence of the model RefSeq protein was modified relative to this genomic sequence to represent the inferred CDS: inserted 1 base in 1 codon): MAGKRTGAVFTSSFRTLLSIAGSIALKACRGPRPFVKPPPGIIMPPGFSKPRPHGKVCSRALDIGLIVDASTNVGNINFQRLRNFLKHIVASFSVSARAIRFGMIEFNTRPRKLFEFNRFTDQATLLKVMGRIPFMGGKAKLGTVLRFAAFSLFSRSTRQKVALIIAGSKSLDSVTAPSRHLRRAGVTVVTVGIGTRFSVTQLRQMATTRRDVITSDFKTMENIVGAVKKRACKGSRVVPPLPPSPIRPGLPPFQPQRPPPGAKYLYYGRYRVPSKSKRFLGKPDLRLRSLKYARKNCQRLARLKRAWSFALRFGRQCFLALKNPRRFTKFGRPRTRTPGALKVYIARGRTFYRYVGLYNPPPPSVLGTPVRKIRNPLYARRRCEKIAKYGGFRXFAIRYGRYCYVTRLISRKFTKYGLSRSGKFGPIQVYVRTSGRRVVQYQYIGRYRIPSRLGRADITVGRRFSAVKTCFRLAQAKRAQAFAIRAFRTGTQCYLSRLRSTRFTRGGRTPLGGLKVYVMSRGSSKPRIRPQPRSPFRPGPLPKLPKQLWNYRRIGTYNLPPRRSSPDGRYLGRVVPTVNRAKQCALMAREKLYRFFGLKDKLYCYGSYRAKPLTKYGPTSNPRGLIVYEIGRGNLRPRPTASKWYYYFLGRYRSLSTKDLGQYVGRMMGKKKVYNCGRRAYKMRYRAFALRNGRDCYVSRYKTGYLNKQRLFGRFKASAGGPRVIDAYGIGMGPYKPRPGARKGGTFGRYRWLGRYRSLKGKSLGKRLGRVAGRKKAFSCFLLARRLGFKAFALHNRGVCYATSSSRTYTSKPVIRGRFTAGAGGTSYIDAYTIAAKYLYYGRYRVPPKAILGNPVATFKSIKYARRNCQSLARLRRAWSFALRFNLQCYIALESPRKFTNGNRPRKGMESLRVYVASGFRGHLRSNRQRERKKVRERRRKARRERRKRARIEKIKGLKERLDRRLLSLIGLKRKQILAAQRIRRLKLLGNVKKLNEARNIKLLMDKRIHRLKREIRARKLRLTRLNYRLQASKRRAKTRRARKRAINILRMKERQALKNLKMLAQERVASAQTIAKLQRLKQYRLLAKMRAKQAAERKKIISQAQKRLSLLQQHILLRNKAMQTRLKAMKRRAERLNMLRLRIRSRQKRTNTELSKTRKMLNVVSQRMSYYRRLRNRYILQRLQYYKQYATNRARKLRLRRSRYLQQLAGVQKRRQSLFLRMQRAAKRTREFQKKMRAFYKKEQQKLLSLLKTSRKGILVGRKRGEILSKKSSPKNNQRRKDLQSADLFWSFHDTSAKVSNYTVHKNVARFHGGAEVISTLSRGHVASTSSKMGWISFGDFKGKCFSDPGVCKHKGMTVMASLKINKKELRKDSSSYFISSGGQTTQARGFAFLHVAKRYILILSTQNKQWTLQAQDIPEGWINVAFTWKKDDMLKLYVNGKEAARTKAVTVSRPNDAFTTLEIGRPNNSLLAKFRIPMEIDNLTLWEKALTSDEIDALAKKGDN; encoded by the exons ATGGCGGGAAAACGAACCGGGGCTGTGTTCACCTCGAGCTTCAGAACTTTACTCTCCATTGCTGGGTCAATTGCGCTAAAAGCATGTAGAG gtCCCAGACCATTTGTGAAGCCGCCACCAGGAA TAATAATGCCTCCTGGATTTTCTAAACCCAGGCCCCATGGAAAgg tGTGTTCACGTGCGCTGGACATTGGCTTAATCGTAGATGCCTCTACAAATGTTGGCAACATTAACTTTCAACGACTTCGCAACTTCTTAAAACACATTGTGGCTTCGTTCTCAGTCTCCGCAAGAGCCATTCGCTTTGGCATGATAGAGTTCAACACGAGACCAAGAAAGCTGTTCGAGTTCAACCGTTTCACAGATCAAGCCACGTTATTGAAAGTCATGGGTCGTATTCCCTTTATGGGTGGTAAAGCTAAGCTTGGAACAGTGTTAAGATTTGCAGCCTTCTCATTGTTCTCGCGATCAACGAGACAAAAGGTTGCTTTAATAATAGCAGGTAGCAAGTCACTTGACTCGGTTACAGCTCCCTCGCGCCACTTAAGACGTGCTGGCGTGACAGTGGTAACGGTGGGTATTGGTACAAGATTCAGTGTGACGCAGTTGCGGCAAATGGCTACGACAAGGAGAGACGTCATTACTTCGGACTTTAAGACGATGGAAAATATTGTGGGAGCTGTTAAAAAACGAGCTTGCAAAG GCTCGCGTGTTGTTCCTCCACTTCCGCCTTCCCCCATTCGTCCAG GCTTACCACCGTTTCAACCACAAAGACCTCCACCAG GCGCAAAATATCTGTACTATGGCCGATACCGTGTCCCATCAAAATCAAAGAGGTTTCTTGGCAAACCGGACTTAAGATTACGAAGTCTTAAATATGCGAGGAAAAACTGTCAGCGTTTAGCGAGATTGAAACGCGCCTGGTCATTTGCTTTAAGGTTTGGCCGTCAGTGCTTCCTTGCTCTCAAGAACCCACGTCGATTTACAAAGTTTGGACGACCGCGAACTAGAACGCCCGGAGCACTGAAAGTTTACATAGCAAGAG GGCGCACATTCTACCGGTATGTAGGACTGTACAATCCACCACCACCAAGTGTGCTGGGAACTCCAGTCAGAAAGATCAGAAATCCATTGTACGCACGCAGGCGCTGTGAGAAGATTGCAAAATACGGGGGTTTTC CTTTTGCAATAAGATACGGCCGTTACTGTTATGTGACCCGGTTAATAAGTAGAAAATTTACAAAATATGGCCTCAGCCGATCCGGGAAATTTGGCCCTATTCAAGTGTACGTCAGAACATCCG GGAGAAGAGTAGTGCAATACCAGTATATAGGAAGGTATCGAATTCCATCAAGACTTGGACGTGCAGATATTACTGTAGGACGCCGTTTTAGTGCTGTAAAGACGTGTTTTCGATTGGCTCAAGCGAAACGCGCTCAAGCTTTTGCCATCCGCGCCTTCCGCACTGGAACACAATGCTACTTATCACGCTTGAGGTCCACCAGGTTCACAAGAGGAGGAAGAACTCCATTGGGTGGTCTCAAGGTGTATGTTATGTCAAGAG GTTCAAGTAAACCACGAATACGTCCCCAACCCAGATCACCATTCAGACCAGGACCTCTCCCCAAGCTCCCAAAGCAACTGTGGAACTATCGTAGGATTGGTACCTATAACTTGCCACCTCGCCGTTCCTCCCCAGACGGTCGATACCTGGGAAGAGTTGTACCAACCGTAAACAGGGCCAAACAGTGCGCACTCATGGCTCGAGAGAAACTTTATCGATTTTTTGGACTGAAAGATAAACTCTACTGTTACGGCTCGTACAGAGCCAAACCGTTAACCAAATATGGCCCAACGAGTAACCCTCGTGGTCTCATTGTCTACGAGATTGGAAGAG GAAACCTGAGGCCAAGACCAACGGCCTCTAAATGGTATTACTACTTCCTCGGTCGCTACAGGTCGCTCAGCACAAAGGACCTGGGTCAATATGTGGGACGAATGATGGGAAAGAAGAAAGTATACAATTGTGGTCGTCGTGCTTATAAAATGAGATACAGAGCATTTGCTTTGCGAAACGGAAGAGACTGTTATGTGTCAAGGTATAAAACAGGCTATTTGAATAAGCAACGCCTGTTTGGCCGGTTTAAGGCAAGTGCTGGTGGACCACGTGTTATAGATGCTTACGGCATCGGTATGG GACCTTACAAGCCGCGACCTGGGGCACGAAAGGGCGGTACCTTTGGGCGTTACCGTTGGCTGGGACGCTACCGTTCTTTGAAAGGAAAAAGCCTTGGAAAGAGACTTGGCAGAGTAGCTGGAAGAAAAAAAGCATTTAGTTGTTTTCTTCTTGCAAGACGATTGGGATTCAAAGCATTCGCTCTACATAATCGCGGTGTGTGCTATGCAACGAGTTCATCAAGAACTTACACTTCTAAGCCAGTAATAAGGGGCCGCTTTACAGCTGGAGCTGGTGGAACAAGTTACATTGATGCCTACACAATTG CTGCAAAATATCTGTACTATGGAAGATACCGTGTACCACCAAAGGCGATCCTTGGTAATCCTGTGGCAACGTTTAAAAGCATAAAGTACGCGAGGAGGAATTGTCAGAGTCTAGCGCGCCTTCGTCGGGCCTGGTCCTTTGCTTTAAGGTTTAACCTGCAGTGTTACATTGCCTTGGAGAGTCCTCGAAAATTTACAAATGGTAATCGACCGCGAAAAGGAATGGAGTCACTGAGAGTTTACGTCGCAAGTG GTTTTAGAGGCCACTTAAGGAGCAACAGACAacgagaaagaaagaaagtgagGGAAAGGAGAAGGAAAGCCAGGCGGGAGCGAAGGAAAAGAGCACGAATTGAAAAAATTAAGGGACTTAAGGAGAGATTGGATAGGCGATTATTGAGTTTGATAGGACTGAAAAGAAAGCAAATCCTGGCAGCCCAACGAATTAGACGTTTAAAACTTCTAGGAAATGTCAAGAAACTGAACGAAGCCAGAAATATTAAACTTCTTATGGACAAAAGAATACATAGATTGAAGAGAGAAATTCGCGCGCGCAAGCTGAGGCTGACACGGCTTAATTACCGGCTGCAAGCTTCTAAACGCCGAGCAAAAACTCGCCGAGCGCGAAAACGAGCTATTAATATTCTACGAATGAAAGAAAGGCAAGCCTTAAAAAATCTCAAGATGCTGGCTCAGGAAAGGGTGGCTAGTGCTCAGACGATTGCAAAACTACAGCGTCTAAAGCAATATAGACTGTTGGCCAAGATGCGTGCGAAGCAAGCAGCTGAAAGGAAGAAAATTATTTCACAGGCACAGAAAAGATTGAGTCTACTTCAGCAACACATTCTGCTGAGAAACAAAGCAATGCAAACAAGATTAAAGGCAATGAAACGCAGAGCAGAAAGACTGAACATGCTTCGCCTGCGAATACGCTCCCGTCAGAAAAGAACTAATACTGAActttcaaagacaagaaaaaTGCTTAATGTTGTGTCACAAAGAATGTCCTATTATCGTCGCTTGCGGAATCGTTACATCTTGCAACGTTTGCAGTACTATAAACAATATGCGACAAACAGAGCAAGGAAACTCAGACTGAGAAGATCTAGGTATCTACAACAGTTAGCTGGTGTTCAGAAAAGGCGTCAGTCTTTATTTCTCAGAATGCAACGTGCAGCCAAAAGAACGCgtgaatttcaaaagaaaatgagagctttttacaaaaaagAGCAGCAGAAACTTTTGAGCCTCTTGAAGACTTCAAGGAAAGGGATACTCG TCGGAAGAAAGAGAGGCGAAATACTGTCAAAGAAATCGTCTCCAAAGAACAATCAGAGAAGAAAAG ATTTACAGTCTGCGGACCTTTTTTGGTCATTTCATGATACATCAGCAAAAGTGTCCAACTATACTGTGCACAAGAATGTTGCTCGATTTCATGGAGGTGCAGAGGTCATCTCAACCCTCTCTCGAGGACATGTCGCTAGCACCAGTAGTAAAATGGGATGGATATCGTTTGGAGACTTTAAAG GGAAATGTTTTAGTGATCCAGGAGTGTGCAAGCACAAAGGCATGACTGTTATGGCCTCCCTCAAAATAAACAAGAAAGAGCTCCGTAAAGATTCCAGTTCATATTTTATTTCCAGCGGAGGACAAACAACGCAGGCGCGTGGTTTTGCCTTCCTTCATGTTGCCAAACGATACATCTTAATACTTAGCACACAAAACAAACAGTGGACACTGCAAGCCCAAGATATTCCTGAAGGGTGGATCAATGTGGCTTTCACTTGGAAAAAAGATGATATGCTTAAGCTTTATGTGAATGGCAAGGAAGCCGCAAGAACCAAAGCTGTTACAGTTTCTAGGCCAAATGATGCGTTTACCACTTTAGAGATTGGACGTCCTAACAATTCACTCCTAGCGAAATTCAGAATTCCAATGGAGATTGACAATCTGACGCTGTGGGAAAAAGCTCTCACAAGTGATGAGATCGATGCACTTGCTAAGAAAGGTGACAACTGA
- the LOC138047591 gene encoding L-rhamnose-binding lectin CSL1-like isoform X2 gives MLSSLSRWTMDVKDVFPLLALGILSIGLCCGTSDGEKKRLSSLDLKADKQVTICSKGKHPLTCESPGSAIAITGVFWGRQSPDICPSEDGDLVTNCPTAPETRNIVKQMCEGMGGCVLEGKAEKLQNKKHCYGVQKYLLVNYTCVPQRKETILCDSERSILSCPSDWVLKVNSAFWGRQSTQVCPSAKGQHECPGASETISKLRTRCNNNPFCPVKAFYKELQNGGENCPRVEKYLVVNYSCHPSPNVGRREQLGLLPLSVYRSLGIRSKIWTPGGFKKRTTLL, from the exons ATGTTGAGCAGCTTATCGAGGTGGACTATGGATGTTAAAGACGTCTTTCCTTTGTTGGCTCTAGGGATTCTATCAA TTGGACTTTGTTGTGGGACAAGCGATGGCGAAAAGAAGCGATTGAGTTCACTTGACTTAAAAGCAG ATAAGCAAGTGACAATTTGTTCAAAAGGAAAACATCCATTGACGTGTGAGTCCCCTGGTTCAGCAATTGCTATAACTGGTGTGTTCTGGGGGCGACAGTCCCCAGATATTTGTCCCTCAGAAGACGGAGACCTCGTAACTAACTGCCCCACGGCACCGGAGACGCGCAACATTGTCAAACAAATGTGCGAAGGCATGGGAGGCTGTGTTTTGGAGGGAAAAGCggagaaattacaaaataaaaagcATTGTTACGGAGTCCAAAAGTATCTCCTGGTAAACTATACTTGTGTACCTCAAAGAAAAGAGACTATTTTATGTGATTCTGAAAGATCAATACTCTCCTGCCCATCCGATTGGGTGCTGAAAGTAAATTCTGCTTTTTGGGGACGCCAAAGTACGCAAGTTTGTCCATCAGCCAAAGGACAACACGAATGTCCAGGGGCATCAGAAACCATCTCGAAACTGAGAACCAGGTGCAACAATAATCCTTTTTGCCCCGTGAAGGCCTTTTACAAGGAGCTACAAAATGGCGGAGAAAACTGTCCTCGGGTAGAAAAGTACCTCGTTGTTAACTACAGCTGTCACCCCAGTCCTAATGTTGGGCGGCGAGAGCAACTGGGACTGCTTCCTCTGTCAGTGTACCGCAGCCTCGGAATTAGATCAAAAATATGGACTCCTGGTGGTTTTAAGAAACGGACAACACTATTATga
- the LOC138047591 gene encoding L-rhamnose-binding lectin CSL1-like isoform X1, translating to MNHLLCIGSIRAIRTKDIVSVATATFSPLTMVHTWVSHIHFYVIFSVGLCCGTSDGEKKRLSSLDLKADKQVTICSKGKHPLTCESPGSAIAITGVFWGRQSPDICPSEDGDLVTNCPTAPETRNIVKQMCEGMGGCVLEGKAEKLQNKKHCYGVQKYLLVNYTCVPQRKETILCDSERSILSCPSDWVLKVNSAFWGRQSTQVCPSAKGQHECPGASETISKLRTRCNNNPFCPVKAFYKELQNGGENCPRVEKYLVVNYSCHPSPNVGRREQLGLLPLSVYRSLGIRSKIWTPGGFKKRTTLL from the exons ATGAACCATCTTTTGTGTATTGGCAGCATCCGTGCTATTAGGACTAAAGACATTGTTTCCGTTGCAACGGCTACATTTTCGCCACTAACCATGGTCCATACATGGGTTTCACATATCCACTTTTACGTTATCTTTTCAGTTGGACTTTGTTGTGGGACAAGCGATGGCGAAAAGAAGCGATTGAGTTCACTTGACTTAAAAGCAG ATAAGCAAGTGACAATTTGTTCAAAAGGAAAACATCCATTGACGTGTGAGTCCCCTGGTTCAGCAATTGCTATAACTGGTGTGTTCTGGGGGCGACAGTCCCCAGATATTTGTCCCTCAGAAGACGGAGACCTCGTAACTAACTGCCCCACGGCACCGGAGACGCGCAACATTGTCAAACAAATGTGCGAAGGCATGGGAGGCTGTGTTTTGGAGGGAAAAGCggagaaattacaaaataaaaagcATTGTTACGGAGTCCAAAAGTATCTCCTGGTAAACTATACTTGTGTACCTCAAAGAAAAGAGACTATTTTATGTGATTCTGAAAGATCAATACTCTCCTGCCCATCCGATTGGGTGCTGAAAGTAAATTCTGCTTTTTGGGGACGCCAAAGTACGCAAGTTTGTCCATCAGCCAAAGGACAACACGAATGTCCAGGGGCATCAGAAACCATCTCGAAACTGAGAACCAGGTGCAACAATAATCCTTTTTGCCCCGTGAAGGCCTTTTACAAGGAGCTACAAAATGGCGGAGAAAACTGTCCTCGGGTAGAAAAGTACCTCGTTGTTAACTACAGCTGTCACCCCAGTCCTAATGTTGGGCGGCGAGAGCAACTGGGACTGCTTCCTCTGTCAGTGTACCGCAGCCTCGGAATTAGATCAAAAATATGGACTCCTGGTGGTTTTAAGAAACGGACAACACTATTATga
- the LOC138047589 gene encoding uncharacterized protein, producing MRTIRMEELAIVVLVIARVGWAYFVNGGVHSQDAGAGLSQIDLESSKEITICTTQKKPLSCSYPGSNIAITGVFWGRKSASICPSDDGDTQLDCFTAPESEGIVKGRCEGKESCELEARHALLQNPGSQHCPGVNKYLTVNYTCIPDAKEEVMCDSENSSLTCPASWKIGVNSVFWGRQSTTVCPAENGQTMCTGAPESLGIVKKSCDGLTKCDIHASYDQVQNGAENCPGVQKYLIINYSCRPHPNIGTEEDVIQNDEPPVGKPNPGPSQNVASDLKQLDGGQVVKVPAEDSSNVVGENLNIGRLGMGGLKALEKINNLIKASAETQDNEEGGSDNGLTDEQAQAIERMIIEGIHHIKKDAPPGTGNQRASIPRQKNASNTIAIKALSKLRPAEKQKENQKTPAQKPIVPGKKDNKIFPTTVQVGDPKLQKVSLKDMSLNNQAEAKNAVNEEKGSILKESAQESGKVKAVVKDKFAEEKKKKSPAVNVHGLGLGIAGTGNSP from the exons ATGAGAACAATCCGTATGGAAGAACTGGCGATTGTGGTTTTAGTCATCGCTCGGGTGGGGTGGGCGTACTTCGTTAACG GTGGGGTACATAGTCAGGATGCAGGAGCAGGCTTGAGTCAAATAGACTTGGAATCAT CGAAAGAAATCACAATCTGCACCACACAAAAGAAACCGCTGAGTTGTTCATACCCCGGCTCAAACATTGCTATAACTGGAGTATTCTGGGGACGGAAGTCTGCAAGCATTTGTCCTTCAGATGACGGTGATACTCAACTTGATTGTTTCACGGCGCCAGAGTCAGAAGGCATCGTGAAAGGAAGATGTGAAGGAAAAGAATCTTGTGAGCTTGAAGCCAGACATGCGCTGTTGCAAAATCCTGGTTCTCAGCATTGCCCTGGAGTAAATAAATACCTCACAGTTAACTACACATGCATACCAGATGCAAAAGAAGAAGTTATGTGTGACTCGGAGAACTCGAGTCTCACGTGCCCAGCTTCATGGAAGATTGGAGTGAATTCAGTATTCTGGGGTCGACAGTCAACAACCGTCTGTCCAGCGGAGAATGGACAAACCATGTGCACAGGAGCACCTGAGAGTCTCGGAATTGTCAAGAAATCATGTGATGGACTTACAAAGTGTGACATTCATGCATCTTATGATCAAGTGCAGAATGGTGCAGAGAATTGCCCTGGGGTTCAAAAGTATTTGATTATTAATTACAGCTGCAGGCCGCATCCAAACATAG ggACTGAAGAAGACGTCATTCAGAACGACGAACCACCAGTCGGTAAGCCAAACCCAGGTCCCTCCCAAAATGTGGCGAGTGATTTGAAGCAACTTGACGGCGGGCAAGTTGTCAAAGTTCCAGCGGAGGACAGCAGCAATGTTGTTGGGGAAAACCTAAATATTGGACGGCTTGGAATGGGAGGACTGAAAGCTCTAGAAAAGATCAATAACTTAATAAAGGCGTCTGCCGAAACACAGGATAACGAGGAGGGTGGATCTGACAATGGGCTGACAGATGAACAGGCGCAAGCTATTGAGCGTATGATTATTGAAGGAATACATCACATAAAAAAGGACGCACCACCAGGGACTGGAAACCAACGAGCGTCAATTCCACGCCAGAAAAACGCGTCCAATACAATTGCTATAAAAGCCCTGTCAAAGTTACGGCCAgcagaaaaacagaaagaaaaccaaaaaacacCTGCTCAAAAACCTATCGTACCGGGAAAAAAGGACAATAAAATTTTCCCGACCACAGTCCAGGTAGGAGACCCTAAGCTTCAGAAAGTATCATTAAAAGATATGTCGCTAAATAATCAAGCCGAGGCTAAAAATGCCGTCAACGAAGAGAAAGGGTCCATTTTAAAAGAATCTGCTCAAGAATCTGGTAAAGTAAAAGCCGTTGTAAAGGACAAGTTTGcggaagaaaagaagaagaaatcacCAGCAGTAAACGTTCATGGTCTGGGTCTCGGGATTGCTGGCACTGGAAACTCGCCTTGA